AACACGCCAAGATAGGGCGTGAGCTTGTGCAGCTCGGGCATGCCGTTACTCTTGGGCCCCTGAAAGCGCACAATCACGATGCAGTCCCGGTCCAGGTCGCCGGACTCAAACGCGGCCTTGAGCTCGTTCTGGTCGTTGAACACCACCGCTGGCGCCTCGACGGTACGGTGTTCCGGTGCCACGGCAGAGACCTTGATCACGCCTCGGCCCAGATTGCCGTCAAGCACGCGCAGCCCACCGTCGGGCGCGAAAGGTTCGGTAACGGTGCTCAACACATCCGGACGCAGGCTTTTTTCGGGCGCCGGCTTCCAGACCAACCGGTCCCCGTCCAGCTCCGGCATTTCGGTGTAGCGCTCAAGTCCGTAACCGGCCACGGTGTTCACATCGTTATGCAGGAAGCCGCCATTGAGCAGCTCCCGGATCAGGAACGGTGTGCCGCCGGCCTCGTGGAAGGCATTCACATCCTCCTGGCCGTTGGGGTAAATGCGAGTCATCGAGGGCACCACCGAGGACAGCTCGGCGTAGTCGTTCCAGTCGATAATGATGCCGGCCGCCCGGGCGATTGCGATCCAGTGGATGGTGTGGTTGGTGGACCCACCGGTCACCAGCAGCGCCACCAGGGCGTTAACAATGCTCTTCTCATCCACCATGTCGCCCAGACCCAGCTCGCCGCCGTGGGGCTTGGAGAGCTTGATGACCTGCTCGGTGGCCGCCCGGGTGAGCTGGTCACGCAGCGGTGTATTCGGGTTCACGAAGGCGGCGCCTGGCAGGTGCAGCCCCATGACCTCGACCAGCAGCTGGTTGCTGTTGGCGGTGCCGTAGAAGGTGCAGGTGCCCGGGCTGTGGTAGGACTTGCTCTCGGCCTCGAGCAACTCCTCCTTGCCCACTTTGCCCTCGGCGTACAGCTGGCGAATCCGCTGCTTTTCCTTGTTCGGCAGGCCCGATGGCATGGGCCCTGCCGGTACCAGGATCGTGGGCAGATAGCCAAAGCTCAGGGAGCCAATCAGTAGTCCGGGCACGATCTTGTCACAGATACCGAGCAGCAGCGTGGCATCGAACATGTTGTGACTGAGCGCAACCGCGGTACTCATGGCGATGGTGTCCCGGGAGAAAAGCGATAGCTCCATGCCGGGCTGACCCTGGGTAACGCCGTCGCACATGGCCGGCGTACCGCCCGCCACCTGGGCCACCGACCCCATGCCCCGCGCTGCCTCGCGAATCTGGTCCGGGAACTTTTCATAGGGCTGATGGGCCGAAAGCATATCGTTGTAGGCGGTCACAATGGCCACGTTGGACTTGTTCATGAACTTCAGGGTGTCTTTATCGCCCTGATTACAGGCCGCAAAGCCATGGGCCAGGTTGCCGCAGGACAGTGAGCTGCGATGGGGAGACTGGGCTTTCAGGGCGTTCATGCGGTTGAGGTAGTCCTGCCGGGTGGGGCGACTACGCTCGATGATTCGCTGGGTAACCTTGTCGACGGTCGGGTGCATGGTGGGCTCCATTGCGTACATTATTAGAGTGATCGTTTTTAGACGTAATTTTACTTCCTTTTTTTGGTATTTCCACCGTTGACTCGTTCATTTCTTCTTTTTTTGTTGTTATATTTACTACATCAGACAGATTGATCGAACAAAAAACAATCAAATGAGGAGTCGAACGATGACTATCCGTATCGCAATCAACGGTTTTGGCCGCATCGGCCGCAATGTGCTCCGGGCGTTATATGAAAATAACTACCGGAACCAGCTTCAAGTCGTGGCCATCAACGACCTGGGCGATGCCGAAACCAACGCTCACCTGCTCAAGTATGACAGTGTTCACGGCCGATTTGATGCCGACGTCAGCCACGACGCTGAATCTCTGACCGTTAACGGTGACCGCATTGCCATAACCGCCCTGCGCAACCCCGAGGAACTGCCCTGGAAAGATCACAAGGTTGACGTGGTGTTCGAGTGCACCGGCCTGTTCACCAAGCGCGACAAGGCCGCGGCGCACCTGACCGCCGGCGCCCGGAAAGTCATCATTTCGGCACCGAGCCCCGATGCCGATGCCATGGTGGTATACGGTGTTAATCACAACACCCTGACCTCCGACCACCAGATCATTTCCAACGCCTCCTGCACCACCAACTGCCTGGCACCGGTGGTTGAAGCGCTGCATAACGCAATCGGCATCGAAAGCGGCCTGATGACCACCATCCACTCCTACACCAACGACCAGAAGCTCAGCGACGTTTACCATTCGGACCTCTATCGCGCCCGCTCCGCCACCCAGTCGATGATCCCTACCAAGACCGGCGCTGCTGCTGCCATTGGCAAGGTGATTCCGGAACTCAACGGCAAGCTTGATGGCCTGGCCGTCCGGGTACCTACCATCAATGTGTCCCTGGTGGATTTCGGTTTTATTGCCAAGCGCGACACCACCGTGGAGGAAGTGAACCAGGCGGTGAAAGCGGCGGCCGAAGCCAACCCGGTTCTGGGCTACAATATCGAAAAGCTGGTCAGCGTGGATTTCAACCACAACGCACTTTCAAGCGTATTCGATGCCAATCACACCCGCGTTCTGGGCCGTCACGTAAAGGTCATGGCCTGGTACGACAATGAGTGGGGCTTCTCGAACCGCATGCTGGACAACGCCATCGCCCTGATCCAGGCCGGTCAGTGATCATTTTGAAGAACCAAAGGACAACAACCATGCTCAGGCGTACCAAAATTGTCGCCACCCTCGGCCCAGCCACCGACTCGCCAGAGTCCCTCGCCGCCATCATCGGCGCGGGCGTTGATGTCACCCGGCTGAATTTTTCCCATGGCAGCGCGGAGGAACATATTGGCCGCGCCCAACGGGTACGGGAAGCGGCGGCCGCCCAGGGCCGCTTTGTTGCCCTGCTGGCCGATCTGCAGGGCCCGAAGCTGCGAATCGCTCGCTTTGCTGAGAACAAGGTCACCCTCAATGCCGGCCAGACCTTCGTGCTGGATGCCGCCATGGATAAGGAAGCCGGCACCGAAGAGCGTGTCGGCATCGACTACGAGCAGTTGATTGACGACGTCAAACCCGGCGACATCCTGGTACTGGACGACGGCCGCATCGAAATGGAAGTGCAGTCGGTAGACGACCACAGCATCACCTCCACCGTGCTCATCGGCGGCCCCCTGTCCAACAACAAGGGCCTGAACAAGCGCGGTGGCGGCCTTTCCGCCGAGGCGCTGACCGAAAAGGACAAGCAGGACATCGTTACCGCCGCCAAGCTGGGCGCTGACTATGTTGCCGTTTCGTTTGTGCGCACTGCCGAGGATATGCACATTGCCCGCCGCCTGCTGCGCGATGCCGGCTCCAACGCCGGACTGGTGGCCAAGATCGAACGCGCAGAACTGGCCCACGACGTGGCAGCCCTGGACGCCGTGATCGAAGCCTCGGATGCCGTCATGGTGGCTCGGGGCGACCTGGCGGTGGAAATCGGCGACGCCGAGCTTGTAGGCGTTCAGAAACACATCATTTCCCGTGCCCGGGTGCTGAATCGCGCGGTGATCACCGCCACCCAGATGATGGAATCCATGATCACCAGCCCGATGCCCACCCGTGCCGAGGTGTCGGACGTAGCCAATGCTGTGATGGACTACACCGACGCGGTGATGCTCTCCGCTGAAACCGCCGTGGGCGATTACCCGAAAGAGGCGGTGGAGGCCATGGTGCGCATCTGCCTGGGCGCGGAGAAACATCCGTCCATGCACCAGTCCAAGCACCGCATCCACGAAAGCATGGAAGCCGTTGACGAAGCCATCGCCCTGTCGGCCATGTACGCGGCCAACCACCTGGAAGGTGTGTCAGCCATCATCTGCATGACCGAAACCGGCGCGACGCCTCGGCTGATGTCCCGCATCAAATCCAGCCTTCCAATCTTCGCCTTCTCCCGGCACCACACCACACAGCACCGGGTTGCCCTGTTCCGGGGCGTGCAGACGGTGCCGTTCGATTCGGCCAAGATTCCCAATGAGCGGACCAACTCACTGGCGGTCTCGGAGCTGGTGAGTCGTGGGGCGGTGAAGGATGGCGATCTGGTGGTGATCACCAAGGGCGATTATGTGAATGCCCAGGGTGGCACCAACACCATGAAGATTGTTCGCGTTGGGTCGGATATTCGCTGACTCTTTTTGTTTGTTACTAAAGCCCGCAGTCGTCTGGTGTTTGACCTTGTAGCCTGAAGGTCTGTGCCGGGCGGCAGTGGGGTTCCCCTTTCCAAAGACCGCCACGAGCACATCCATGTGCGCTTGGCTGTGGCCATCCCTGGCCACAGACATTTTTGGAAAGGGATACCCCACTCCCTCCTTCCATGCTTTCAGTTAGCTCGGCGTGACAGTTTTTCGAATACCAAGAATGTCTTTAGATTAGCGAGAAGCGTTTCGTCGACCCGCTACAACCGAATTTGCGATGCCGAAGAATAGCCCTCTGCTCACCCGCTTGGCTGACAGTGGGATCACCCGGCAGCGCCAGAACATCCAAAACGCCACTTGATATATCGTGAGATTTAAGAAGCCCTTTGGGGCACGGCTTCCGGGAATGTCGCTGGCCATGGATGGCCAGCGCCAAGCGCACAGGGATGTGCTCGTAGCGTTTCCCGGAAGCCGTGCCCCAAAGGGCGAAAGCTCCCAAGAATCAGGCTACACGGTCGATCAACCAGGGTCAGAGATCAGCAAGACTGCCGCGGGCAATCTCGGTAATCTGGGCCCAGTCCTTGGCGGCTACCACCTCAGGTGGCGTCAGCCAAGTGCCGCCGACGGCCTGGACATTGCTCAAGGCCAGGTAGTCTGCCGCGGTATTGCGGCGGATGCCGCCGGTTGGGCAGAAGGTGACGTCCGGGAAGGGGCCGTTGAAGGCCTTCAGGGCCGGGATGCCGCCGGCGACTTCGGCCGGGAAGAACTTGAATTCGCGGTAGCCCAGGTTGTAGCCCACCATCATCTCGGAAATGGTGGCAATGCCCGGCAGCAGCGGCGCCTCGGAGGTCACGCCGAACTGCAGGATAGACTCGGTGACGCCCGGGGTGATCACGAACTGGGCTCCGGCCGCTTCCACCTGGCGGTACTGGGCAATGCTGGTAACCGTACCGGCACCTACCCAGGCGTCGGGGATGGCTTCGCGAACCTTTTCGATGGCCTTTAAGCCGTGTTCGGTGCGCAGGGTGATTTCCAGAACGTTGATGCCGCCATCCACCAGGGCGCGACACAGGGGCACGGCGTCTTCAAGATCATGAATAGCGATGACAGGCACCAGGGGGGAAGCATTTAGTACTGCCCTGACGCGCTCGCGATGGAAGTCGGATAACTGGTTCATGGTTTTCTCCGTAGCAAAAGTCGGGCGAATTCAGGGGCTCCAGAATACCTGCAGGCCGGGCTTGAGGAACGCGCGGATGGGCATCTCAAGAACCTGGTCCGGATCGGAAAGTGCCTTTTCCAGGGTATGCAGTTTGTCCTCACCTTTCAGATGCAAGGCGGTGAAGCGGGCATCACGCAGCGGTGGCCAGGTAAGGGTGATTCGCTTCTGGGGCTGAGATGCTGGCGTGGTGGCAGCGACGATGTCCTGGCATTGGGGATCCATGGCAGCCTCAAGCTCCGGCGCGTCCGGGAACAGCGAGGCCGTGTGGCCGTCATTGCCCATGCCCAGGATCAGCACATCGATGGGCAGCCCGAGGTCGGCGAGCTCTGCCCTAACCCGCTCCAGTCCAGCCGCCGGCGTTGCCCCCGGCTGCTTGAGGGAAAGAAATCGAGCACTGGCGGCATTGTTCTGCAACAGATTTTCCCGGACCAGGCGGGTATTGCTGGCGTCACTGTCTTCGGTCACCCAGCGCTCGTCCGCCAGCAGCACGTCCACCCGACTCCAGTCCAGTGCCTTGCCTGACAGGGCCTGAAAGAACGGCAATGGAGTCGAGCCCCCGGACACCACCAGGCTGGCCCTTGGCGCCTCCCTCAGGCGGGCTTCGAGAACGCCGGCAACCGCGTCAGCCAAGGCCAGGGCGACGTCATTGGCAGTCGAGCCGGAGCGGTCGACGACGCCTTCAGGCAGGCGCAGATCAGACATCTTCATACCAACTCCTTCCATCCCGGGTAATCATGGCGATAGAGGCAACCGGCCCCCAGGTGCCAGCGGCGTAACGCTTGGGTGGCTCGCCGCCGTCTTTCCAGTTCTGGATTACCTGGTCAACCCAGCGCCAGGCGTACTCCACTTCATCCCGGCGCACAAACAGGTACTGGTTACCTTTCATCACCTCCCACAACAGACGCTCGTAGGCGTCAGGTATGCGGTCGGTGGCAAACGTCTCCGAGAAAGTCAGCTCCAGCGGGCCCTGGCGCAGGCGCATGCCCTTGTCCAGGCCCTGGTCCTTGGTCAGGATTTTCAGGGCCATGCCTTCATCCGGCTGCAGGCGGATGATCAGCTTGTTGTTGGCCAGGTGCTTCTGGTCCGGATCAAAGATGTAATGGGGTGCCGGCTTGAAGTGAATGATGATCTGCGACAGCTTCTCGGGCAGGCGCTTGCCGGTGCGGATGTAGAACGGGACCCCGGACCAGCGCCAGTTGTCGATTTCGGCCTTCAGGGCCACAAAGGTTTCAGTGGCACTGCCCTTGTTGGCGCCCTCTTCTTCCAGATATCCGGGCACCGGCTTGCCGTTGCTGGTACCGGCGGTGTACTGGCCACGCACCACGTAGCTGTCCATCATGTCCGGCGTAATCCGCTTCAGGGCCTTGAGCACCTTCACTTTCTCATCCCGGATGCTGTCGGCGGACAGGTCCGATGGCGGATCCATGGCAATCAGGCACAACAGCTGCAACAGGTGGTTCTGGATCATGTCGCGAATCTGGCCGGCTTTGTCAAAATAGCCCCATCGGCCCTCGATACCAACGCTCTCGGCCACCGTGATCTCCACGTGGGAAATGTGGTTCTGGTCCCACTGTGACGCGAACAGGTTGTTGGCAAAGCGCAGGGCAATCAGGTTCTGGACGGTTTCCTTACCCAGGTAGTGGTCGATGCGGAACAGCTGGTTCTCGTTATAGACCTCGCCCAGCTCATCATTGATTACTTTCGAGGACTCGAGATCGTGGCCGATGGGCTTTTCCACCACCACCCGGGTCTGCTCGGTACAACAACTGGCCGCTCGCAGGTTACGGGCGATCACGCCGTACATGGACGGGGGCGTGGCCATGTACACAATCAGTTCGTTATTGGCGTCGTCCCGCCACTCATTCAGCACACCGAACTTGTCCGGATCATTGAAGTCGAGGATCTGGTAATCGACCCTGGACAGAAAGGCGTCCGCCACCTTCTGATCGAACTCCTCGGGCTTCACATACTGTTTCAGTTTCTCAAGGAGTTGTTTTCGAACACCGGCGGTATCATTTTCGGTACGGGCGATGGCCAGTACTCGACTGCCATCCGCCAGCAGGTTGGCACGCTCAAGCTGATACAGGGCCGGAAACAGTTTACGCTGGGCCAGATCACCCAGGGCGCCGAAAAGCATCAGGTCACAACGGGTATTGATCTTGTTGACCATTGGTTCCTTCTCTCTGGTGGGCAAGCCCTCGAATGGGATGAGGGCCGGACTAATGTAGTAATTTTAAACAAATAATGACATTCAAAAATCAATATTCCAAGAAAAAACTCACATTAATGATATTTTTACTACCCCAAAACCGGTAAAAAAGCGGTATAATCAGCGCGTTTTTACAACAAAGACCGCCCATGATTCAGGGAGTAGCATTAATGGCCGCGAACCAGGCGCACCGTGACGACAACCTGCTCGAGGACATTCAGTCCCGGCTGGACAGCCTCAACAAATCCGAGCGGAAAGTGGCCGAGGCGATTCTTCGGGACCCCAGTGCGGCCACACGTTACAGCATAGCCGCCCTGGCCCGGGCCGCAGACGTCAGTGAGCCCACCGTGAACCGGTTTTGCCGTGGTTTTTCGGCGACCGGCTTCCCGGACTTCAAGATTCGGCTCGCCCAGAGCATAGCCACCGGCACTCCCTACATCGGCCAGAACGTCGAACCGGACGACACCGTTGCCGAATTCGCCGACAAGATCATGCTCAGTACCATTGCCAGCCTGGACAAGGCGCGCCAGGCCCTGGACCCGAAGGCACTGGCGACGGCCATCGATTATCTGATCCAGGCCAAGCAGATCAACTTCTTTGGCATGGGCGGCTCGGCCTCCGTGGCCCTCGATGCCCAGCACAAGTTCTTCCGCTTCAACATCCCGGTCATGTCCTACGACGACGCGCTGATGCAGCGGATGGTGGCAGCAGGCTCGAACGTTGGCGACGTTATCGTGCTTATCTCCTACACCGGGCGTACGCGCGAAACCGTCGACATTGCCCAGCTTGCCCGCGCCAATGGCGCGACGGTCATCGGCATTACCAACCCGGACTCGCCCCTGGCGGAGATCTGTACCGTCGTGCTCGGCGTTACCGCGCCAGAGGACACTGAGGTCTACATGCCCATGTCGTCGCGGATCATTCATCTGACCGTCATCGACATTCTGGCGACCGGCGTGACTCTGAAGCGTGGCGCGGATTTCCTCGGGCATCTCAAGAAGATCAAGGAAAGCCTGAAGCCAACCCGTTTTCCGCCCAACTGAACCTTTCCGGAAAAGATAGCAAAGTGACTAACAGAGGGGCTCATCCTCCTACGCCCCTCCTCCCCCTGAAAACTCACCCCCAAAATTTATTGGGGCGGATGATGTACTAACCCCTACGTTACAACACTATGAAATCCGGTTTCCCAATGTCTGATTGGCAGAAGCTGCTATCGCGGGAACCGGAAGCCTGATCCGGCCGATGCTGAACCCTTTTTGGCAGCCGGAGATTCCGCTTCCCTGGCATTAAAAATCACAAAAAGCACAGGACACAGATGATGCAAAACAAAAAGCGCTTTACGCTGAACAAACTTCCCCTGGCCGCCGCCATCACCGCTGCAGCGTTGGCCACTCCGGCCGTTGCCGTTGATTTCCATGGCTATGCCCGGGCCGGGGTTTCCACGAACATCGGCAGCGGTGGTGAACAGACCTGTTTCGGCAGCGGCTCCACCGGCCATTACGTCGGACGGCTTGCGGATGAGTGTGATACCTACTCGGAATTGGCGCTTGGCGATGAGCTTTTCAGCCAGGACGGCAAGACCTTCCGTTTCGACTCCATGCTCGCCTATAGCGCAAACCGCCAGGGCAATGACTACCAGGCCCTGAACGGCTTCAACAACATCAACAATGTCGACTTCGCCAACCAGGAAACCACCGCTAATCGATCCGACCCCTACGGCGGCGGCGATATCGCACTTCGCCAGCTGTATGTTTCCGCCAACAACGTGATCGAATCACTGCCTGGCGCTACCCTCTGGGCCGGTAAGCGCTTCTACAAGCGTAAAGACATTCATCAGCTCGACCTCTTCTACGTCAGCAATGCCGGTTATGGTGCCGGTATCGAGAACATCACAGCAGGTTCCGGCCAGCTGTCCCTGGCCTTCACCAACTCCGACACCAGTGACGGTGAAGATCTCGTCCAGAACAACAAGGTGGATGTTCGTTATTCCTTCCCTCTGGCTGGCGGGAACAACCTTGAGCTGATCGGCATCTACGCCATGGCCGATCTGACCGACGCTCAGGAAGCGGCCGGAATTGAGGATGAAAACGGCTATTTCTTCACCGCCGAGCTCTCCTCTGGCGTCATGGGCGGCTTCAACAAGTTCGCCATTCAATACGGCGCTGACTCCATGGGCTTTGCACTGGCAGAAAACGCCAGCGGCGGTCGCGTGGACAATGGCAACGTGGCCGGTTATTTCGAATCCAGCTGGCGCATACTCAACCACGGCGTAATCAAGCTGGGTAAGGGCTGGGATCTCGGACATTCGGTCGTTTACGAGCAGGCCGAATCCCACGATCCATCTGCAAAAGACGGTGAGCGCCTGAGCATTGTGGCGCGTCCAATCTACAACTGGTCACCGGTCATGAGTACCGCTATTGAAGTCGGTTACAGCGACACAGACCGCCCCTGGTTCACGGAATCACAAGACCTTGGCAAGTTTGCGATTGCCCAACAGTGGCAGGCTGGCCCCGGATACTGGGCTCGCCCGGTGATCCGTCTTTACGCCGCATCCTTCTTTGGCGATGAAGCCGAATCGGCTCGCGGCGGTGAAGGTATCGACGGCGATATCCAGATCGGCGCCCAGATCGAAGCCTGGTGGTAAGGCTCTAAACGCCACACACTCTCGTTGGACCTCCTGGGCCGGCTTTATGCCGGCCCCTTTTTTTCCTTGTCTGTGCCCTTCCTACTCCCCCGGCACAACCGTATCTACGCCCCGAAAAATTCCCTTCCGAAGGATGTCCTTGCGACCCCATCGCGCAACCATGAATTTGCCCGAAAGGGTTCAAAGCCAAACAAAAACAATGGAAAAGGGGATTTCCCATGCCTGAACAAAGACTGGTTGCAGGCGGCCTTGTGCTTGCGTTGTCGCTCGCGCTGACTGCCTGCAACTCCGGAAGCGATGACCCGACAACCGGCGGAGGCGGTGACCAGGCGGACCCGCTGCTGGAGCCCGGTGAGAACGAGGCCCTGCTCTACTACAAGCGGACCGACGAAAACTACAGCGGTTGGGGCCTGCATCTGTGGAACAACCCGGCTGATGGCTGCGACGGGCTCGCCGAAGGCGTTGCCACGGAGTGGAACACTCCGAGATTGCCGGACGGCATCAGCGACACGTACGGTGCCTACTACCTGATTCCCATGCGCGAAGCCGGCGAATGCCTGAACTTCATTATGCACAAGGGTGACGAGAAAGATCTTGGCGGCCAGGACCATCGGTGGCATTTTGGTGCCCTCGGCAACCGCATCTTCACGCTCAGCGGCAGCCAGCAACTGTCGCAGACTCCGATCGAGGCCGAGGCCGTGACCATTGCCGGCGCTTCGGCCCACTGGCTGGACGAAACCACGTTGGTGGTCAAGGATGCCGGCAGTCTCGCCCGCCTCGAACTTCGCCACGACGCCGGTGCCGGCATCGCTGTCGGCCCGGACGAAACCCTTGAGGGCGGCGACGCCATTGCCCTGTCGGCCACCACCCTGGCTTCCGGGCTTGCTGAAAAATTCCCCCACCTCAGCGGCTGGCCAGCCTTCGAGGTGCAGGCGGACACCAGCCAGATCCGCAGCGCTCTCAAGGGGCAGCTGGTCGTGGCCGGTTACAACAGCAGCGACGAGCTGGTTCTGGCCACCCGCGTTCAGGTACCCGGCGTACTGGACGATCTGTACGCCTATAGTGGTGATCTCGGTGCCGTCATCAATGGCGCCAACGTGGATTTTGCCGTCTGGGCACCGACAGCCCAGAGTCTCAAACTGCACGCCTTCGACGGCTCCGGCCATCTGCTGTCCGGCTATCCGGTGGCCATGACCGAAACCGACGGTGTGTGGCGCCACAGGGGCAGCCTCAGCGAGCTCGACCGGCAGTTCTACCAGTACGAGGTGACGGTTTACCACCCCCGAACCGACGCCATTGAGACCACCCTCGTGTCCGATCCCTACGCCCTGAGCTTATCCACCAACGGCCAGTATGCCCAGGTCGTGGACCTGGCGTCGGATTACAAGCCGGCCGGCTGGGATTCAATGACCCCTCCCGCGGTTGACGCGCCCGAGGACGTCGTGGTCTACGAGGCCCATATCCGGGACTTCAGCGCGACGGATGAAACCCAGGACCCAGCCGTGCGTGGCAAGTACCTCGCCTTTACGGCGCCGGCAGACGGCAGCGTGGATGGCGTAGCACACCTGAAATCCCTGGCTGACGCCGGTGTGACCCACCTGCATCTTCTGCCGGCCTTCGATATCGCCACCATCAATGAGGACCCGGCGGAGGTCGTCGACATCGACGATCCCTTCAGTCGCCTGTGCGACCTCTCCGATGAGGCAGCCGTATCCTACGCCTCCTTCTGCTCCAGCGGCCAGTCGATCCGTCAGGTCCTGGCGGGCTTCGATCCGCTCACGGGTAATGCCCAGGCGCTCTACAACACGTTCCGGGGCCTGGACAGCTTCAACTGGGGTTACGATCCGGTCCACTACACGGTACCTGAGGGTAGCTATGCCTCCGATGCCAACGGTGGGCAACGGATTCTGGAGTTCCGGGAGATGGTGCAGGCGGCCACCAACCTGGGCCTGAATGTGGTGATGGACGTGGTTTACAACCACACCAATGCGTCCGGCCTGGCCGCCAACTCGGTACTCGACAAGCTCGTGCCGGGCTACTACCACCGACAGAATCCGGAAACCGGCGCGGTGGAACAGTCTACCTGCTGCGAAAACACCGCCAGTGAGCACGCCATGATGGACAAGCTCATGGTGGACTCACTGGTCACCTGGGCCGACCAATACAAGATCTCAGGTTTCCGCTTCGACCTCATGGGGCATCACATGCTGGCCAACCTGGACAGGGCACTGACCGCAGTGCAGGCGGTCGATCCGGACACCTACTTCTACGGCGAGGCCTGGAACTTCGGCGAGGTGGCCAACAACGCACGGGGTGTAAACGCGATCCAGGCCAACATGGCCGGCACTGGCATTGGCTCGTTCAATGATCGACTGCGGGACGCTGTCCGCGGCGGCGGGCCCTTCGATGGGGGCGATGCCATCCGCGCCAATCAGGGATTCGGCAACGGCCTGTTCACCCTCCCCAATGACCGGAACAGCGGCAGTGCCGAGGAGAAAGCCCGCCTGTTGCAGGTCAGCGACTGGATCCGCGTCGGCATTGCCGGAAGCCTCAAGGACTACAGTTTCGAGGCCGCCAACGATGAGCTGACCACCGGCGCCCAGGTTGACTACAACGGACAGAACGCCGGCTATACCGCCGATCCCCAGGAAATCATCAACTACGTTTCCAAGCACGACAACCAGACCCTGTGGGACAACAACCAATACAAGGCCGACTACGCGGCGACCACCCAGCAGAGGGCACAGATGCACGTGGTCAGCCTGGCGGTACCGATCCTGAGCCAGGGCATCCCCTTCCTGCACATGGGCTCGGAACTGCTGCGTTCGAAATCCATGGAACGTGACAGCTACGACTCCGGCGACTGGTACAACGAAGTGGACTTCAGCTATCAGGGCTCTGCATGGAACCGTGGTCTGCCCCGTCAGGACAAGGATGGCGCCAACTGGGATCTGATCACTGAAGTGGTTCAGTCGGCCGGTGCCAACGCCGATCCGACACCCTCGGCCATTGCCTACACCAATACCCAGATCCAGGAACTCCTGAGCGTTCGCCGTGACAGTGCCCTCTTCCGACTGCAGACAGCGCAGGACGTCCAGGACCGCCTCACCTTCCTGAACACGGGCTCCGGCCAGATCCCGGGTGTGATTGCGTTCAGCCTGCTCGACGATGGCTCCGGCGGCCTTGCACAACTGGATGCGGCCAATGACGAGCTGGTCGTGGTCATAAACGCCAGTAGCATCGAACAGACGCTCAGCACGTCACTGTCTGGCCCGTTTCTGGTTGCCGCCGACACTTCCCCGGGTGACACCGCAAACGTCTCGGGGGGCGACTTCACTGTCCCTGCGCTGTCTGTGGCGGTCTTCGCCAGGTGACCGGAGAAACCTTAACAACCCGCCACCGGCGATACCGGTGGCTTTAA
The nucleotide sequence above comes from Marinobacter gudaonensis. Encoded proteins:
- the edd gene encoding phosphogluconate dehydratase; protein product: MHPTVDKVTQRIIERSRPTRQDYLNRMNALKAQSPHRSSLSCGNLAHGFAACNQGDKDTLKFMNKSNVAIVTAYNDMLSAHQPYEKFPDQIREAARGMGSVAQVAGGTPAMCDGVTQGQPGMELSLFSRDTIAMSTAVALSHNMFDATLLLGICDKIVPGLLIGSLSFGYLPTILVPAGPMPSGLPNKEKQRIRQLYAEGKVGKEELLEAESKSYHSPGTCTFYGTANSNQLLVEVMGLHLPGAAFVNPNTPLRDQLTRAATEQVIKLSKPHGGELGLGDMVDEKSIVNALVALLVTGGSTNHTIHWIAIARAAGIIIDWNDYAELSSVVPSMTRIYPNGQEDVNAFHEAGGTPFLIRELLNGGFLHNDVNTVAGYGLERYTEMPELDGDRLVWKPAPEKSLRPDVLSTVTEPFAPDGGLRVLDGNLGRGVIKVSAVAPEHRTVEAPAVVFNDQNELKAAFESGDLDRDCIVIVRFQGPKSNGMPELHKLTPYLGVLQDRGFKVGLVTDGRMSGASGKVPAAIHVYPEALDGGPLARVRNGDLVRLDAGSGELSVQVDEQEFASRESEKADLNGYHHGYGRELFGWMRRAASNPEEGASFFWNHDA
- the gap gene encoding type I glyceraldehyde-3-phosphate dehydrogenase — its product is MTIRIAINGFGRIGRNVLRALYENNYRNQLQVVAINDLGDAETNAHLLKYDSVHGRFDADVSHDAESLTVNGDRIAITALRNPEELPWKDHKVDVVFECTGLFTKRDKAAAHLTAGARKVIISAPSPDADAMVVYGVNHNTLTSDHQIISNASCTTNCLAPVVEALHNAIGIESGLMTTIHSYTNDQKLSDVYHSDLYRARSATQSMIPTKTGAAAAIGKVIPELNGKLDGLAVRVPTINVSLVDFGFIAKRDTTVEEVNQAVKAAAEANPVLGYNIEKLVSVDFNHNALSSVFDANHTRVLGRHVKVMAWYDNEWGFSNRMLDNAIALIQAGQ
- the pyk gene encoding pyruvate kinase; the protein is MLRRTKIVATLGPATDSPESLAAIIGAGVDVTRLNFSHGSAEEHIGRAQRVREAAAAQGRFVALLADLQGPKLRIARFAENKVTLNAGQTFVLDAAMDKEAGTEERVGIDYEQLIDDVKPGDILVLDDGRIEMEVQSVDDHSITSTVLIGGPLSNNKGLNKRGGGLSAEALTEKDKQDIVTAAKLGADYVAVSFVRTAEDMHIARRLLRDAGSNAGLVAKIERAELAHDVAALDAVIEASDAVMVARGDLAVEIGDAELVGVQKHIISRARVLNRAVITATQMMESMITSPMPTRAEVSDVANAVMDYTDAVMLSAETAVGDYPKEAVEAMVRICLGAEKHPSMHQSKHRIHESMEAVDEAIALSAMYAANHLEGVSAIICMTETGATPRLMSRIKSSLPIFAFSRHHTTQHRVALFRGVQTVPFDSAKIPNERTNSLAVSELVSRGAVKDGDLVVITKGDYVNAQGGTNTMKIVRVGSDIR
- a CDS encoding bifunctional 4-hydroxy-2-oxoglutarate aldolase/2-dehydro-3-deoxy-phosphogluconate aldolase, with amino-acid sequence MNQLSDFHRERVRAVLNASPLVPVIAIHDLEDAVPLCRALVDGGINVLEITLRTEHGLKAIEKVREAIPDAWVGAGTVTSIAQYRQVEAAGAQFVITPGVTESILQFGVTSEAPLLPGIATISEMMVGYNLGYREFKFFPAEVAGGIPALKAFNGPFPDVTFCPTGGIRRNTAADYLALSNVQAVGGTWLTPPEVVAAKDWAQITEIARGSLADL
- the pgl gene encoding 6-phosphogluconolactonase is translated as MSDLRLPEGVVDRSGSTANDVALALADAVAGVLEARLREAPRASLVVSGGSTPLPFFQALSGKALDWSRVDVLLADERWVTEDSDASNTRLVRENLLQNNAASARFLSLKQPGATPAAGLERVRAELADLGLPIDVLILGMGNDGHTASLFPDAPELEAAMDPQCQDIVAATTPASQPQKRITLTWPPLRDARFTALHLKGEDKLHTLEKALSDPDQVLEMPIRAFLKPGLQVFWSP